One Phreatobacter oligotrophus DNA segment encodes these proteins:
- a CDS encoding helix-turn-helix domain-containing protein: MLQRTAYRFRACPDPEQASLFRRTAGCWRLVYNLCLEQRRLGWQRAAPRRPTATSQINEL; encoded by the coding sequence ATGCTCCAACGGACTGCGTACAGGTTCCGGGCATGCCCCGACCCGGAACAGGCAAGTCTATTCCGGCGAACGGCCGGCTGCTGGAGGCTGGTCTATAACCTCTGTCTGGAACAGCGGCGGTTGGGATGGCAACGCGCAGCACCACGGCGCCCAACGGCGACCTCGCAGATCAATGAGCTCTAG